The following coding sequences are from one Pelecanus crispus isolate bPelCri1 chromosome 15, bPelCri1.pri, whole genome shotgun sequence window:
- the ERRFI1 gene encoding ERBB receptor feedback inhibitor 1 has protein sequence MSTAGVAAQEMRVPLKTGFLHTSQGMGSLKTCWGSHSGFENTFFNVDPIAVAYNLNPSEQHLPSIHFLTFLGHSSNHASMNDHSFAESCSQVPSQKSSPPPVSPKNEQPISRYEDSLVPGFSKLSLTMGCVSEETPPHMPIKNGPIQFLSASSNDRSSRPLPPLPISEDLTPDEVDKEVEFLTSSDTDFLLEDYELPPFKSSAPSRRSFRGCGQINYAYFDAPTGPKPEDANPTQSLHGYISSIYPPPQQLHRRLRRSHSGPAGSLNKPVVRLSGHLNRSSPNSDEDKPEIPPRVPIPPRALKPDYRRWSAEVASSAYSDEDRPPKVPPREPVSRSNSRTPSPKSLPSYLNGVMPPTQSFAPDPKYVSSKALQRQNSEGSSNRVPCILPIIENGKKASSTHYYLLPERPPYLDKYEKFFREAEEGSSNTEVQSWSGDCTATSAPTKLDSKPRTDIAGHLKRKHLSYVVSP, from the exons ATGTCAACTGCAGGAGTCGCTGCTCAGGAGATGAGAGTCCCATTAAAAACTGGGTTTCTTCACACTAGTCAAGGCATGGGGAGTCTGAAAACCTGCTGGGGTAGCCACAGTGGATTTGAAAA tacTTTCTTTAATGTGGACCCTATAGCAGTGGCATATAATTTGAATCCGTCAGAGCAACATTTACCATCCATTC ACTTTCTCACCTTTTTAGGGCACTCTTCCAACCATGCTTCCATGAATGACCACAGCTTTGCTGAAAGTTGCTCCCAAGTCCCATCTCAGAAATCCAGTCCACCTCCTGTAAGTCCCAAAAACGAACAGCCAATTTCAAGATATGAAGACAGTCTCGTTCCTGGCTTTAGTAAACTGTCATTAACCATGGGAtgtgtttcagaagaaacaCCTCCTCACATGCCAATAAAAAATGGGCCAATTCAATTTCTGTCTGCATCTTCCAACGACCGTAGCTCCAGGCCACTACCCCCTCTGCCTATTTCTGAAGACCTTACTCCAGATGAGGTTGACAAAGAGGTGGAATTCCTGACTAGCTCAGATACTGACTTTTTGTTAGAAGATTATGAACTTCCTCCTTTTAAATCCAGTGCTCCAAGCCGTCGGAGCTTTAGGGGCTGCGGACAAATCAACTATGCATACTTTGATGCTCCAACAGGACCAAAACCAGAAGATGCCAACCCTACGCAAAGCCTGCATGGATACATATCCAGTATTTATCCTCCTCCACAGCAGCTGCATCGACGTTTGCGAAGGTCCCATTCTGGACCAGCTGGATCTCTTAATAAACCTGTAGTAAGACTATCTGGACACTTAAACAGGTCTTCTCCAAACTCTGATGAAGATAAACCGGAGATTCCACCAAGGGTTCCCATACCTCCAAGGGCTCTCAAGCCAGATTACAGAAGGTGGTCAGCAGAAGTTGCTTCTAGCGCGTACAGTGATGAAGACAGGCCTCCGAAAGTGCCCCCAAGAGAACCTGTGTCACGCAGCAATTCCCGTACGCCGAGTCCCAAAAGCCTGCCATCATACCTCAATGGGGTTATGCCCCCCACTCAGAGTTTTGCACCTGATCCTAAGTATGTCAGCAGCAAAGCTCTACAAAGACAAAATAGTGAAGGATCTTCCAACAGGGTCCCTTGCATTCTTCCAATTATTGAAAATGGTAAGAAGGCCAGTTCAACACACTactatctgctgcctgaaagGCCTCCATATTTGGACAAGTATGAGAAATTcttcagagaagcagaagaaggtAGCTCTAACACAGAGGTTCAGTCCTGGTCTGGTGACTGCACAGCCACTTCAGCCCCAACAAAACTGGACTCAAAACCTAGAACGGACATAGCTGGTCATCTGAAACGAAAACACCTGTCTTACGTGGTTTCCCCATAG